A stretch of the Lolium perenne isolate Kyuss_39 chromosome 3, Kyuss_2.0, whole genome shotgun sequence genome encodes the following:
- the LOC127344365 gene encoding uncharacterized protein isoform X1: MDEPPPAQPDAAAPPASAAATSPPPAPAPTPAPSVPTAAPPTSDSNPAPAPAPTPVPTQTLEPPAPIPASVRPPPPRMRPPYTHLASPITMTASSSPATTGASSVASAMPRGGVALGLPAHPRGAQTPMGYTGFVPPTPLAHQFNPMHRGPDQPPPPAPQLRQPAPGIQNIGMIGSLSTSQMRPVAVSGPQQPRPGLSSSAAPSASQMPGSQPRPGAISGPQQPRPGAFSGPQQPRPGAISGQQQPRPGVISGPQQPRPGAISGPQQPRPGLLSSATPSSSGSQMPGSQKTPMHSLTRPLSMGSPSMALQQTPSNVSSQFRPQQRPQVPQPRPYNVAQSAPVALHQQNVLSGQQQHIPQQQLLQQQQPQVPQQQLLQQQQVPQQQLLQQQQQQQQHQSQAQSSSQQNQQNTTLKNQQQAARTPVSLTQKPDTPATVQANNMQLLDMTSADAAAGESSNRLLSKRSIHDLLAQIDPSERLDPEVEDVLIDIAEDFIESVGTFACSLAKHRKSSTLEAKDVLLHAERSWNITLPGFTGDEIKLYKKPHVNDIHRERLTLIKKSMASEGNKKSSAGEAAASQKNQAPKPPATSSP, translated from the exons ATGGACGAGCCTCCGCCCGCGCAGCCGGACGCGGCGGCGCCGCCCGCTTCCGCCGCAGCTACGTCTCCCCCTCCGGCTCCGGCGCCGACTCCTGCTCCTTCCGTTCCCACTGCCGCGCCACCCACCTCAGATTCCAACCCTGCTCCTGCTCCCGCTCCAACCCCAGTCCCCACCCAAACCCTAGAGCCCCCGGCTCCCATCCCGGCCAGCgtgaggccgccgccgcctcgcatGAGGCCTCCGTACACCCACCTAGCCTCGCCCATAACGATGaccgcctcctcctctcccgccaCTACCGGGGCCTCCTCCGTGGCCTCTGCAATGCCAAGGGGAGGCGTCGCCCTTGGCTTGCCTGCTCACCCGCGTGGGGCGCAGACGCCCATGGGCTATACCGGCTTCGTGCCTCCGACGCCGCTCGCTCACCAGTTCAACCCTATGCATCGTGGCCCGGACCAGCCTCCGCCGCCCGCTCCCCAG CTTAGGCAGCCTGCCCCTGGGATTCAGAATATTGGGATGATTGGTTCCCTCAGCACATCTCAGATGAGACCAGTAGCAGTCTCTGGTCCACAACAACCAAGGCCAGGTCTTTCATCATCAGCGGCACCATCTGCTAGCCAAATGCCAGGTTCACAA CCAAGGCCAGGAGCAATCTCTGGTCCGCAACAGCCAAGGCCAGGAGCATTCTCTGGCCCGCAACAGCCAAGGCCAGGTGCAATCTCTGGCCAGCAACAGCCAAGGCCAGGAGTGATCTCTGGTCCGCAACAGCCAAGGCCAGGAGCGATCTCTGGTCCGCAACAGCCAAGACCAGGTCTCCTGTCATCAGCGACACCATCTTCATCTGGTAGCCAGATGCCAGGTTCTCAA AAAACCCCCATGCATTCTTTAACAAGACCACTGTCCATGGGTTCTCCTTCGATGGCTTTACAGCAAACTCCGTCAAATGTATCGTCACAATTTAGGCCCCAACAAAGGCCACAAGTTCCACAACCAAGACCCTACAATGTTGCACAGTCTGCACCTGTGGCTTTGCATCAACAGAATGTACTTTCAGGACAGCAGCAGCACATACCTCAGCAACAActtttgcagcagcagcagccgcagGTACCTCAGCAACAACTTTTGCAGCAACAGCAGGTACCTCAGCAACAGCttctgcagcagcagcagcaacaacagcagcacCAAAGCCAGGCACAAAGTTCCTCACAACAAAATCAGCAAAATACAACACTGAAAAACCAGCAGCAAGCTGCTCGGACTCCTGTCTCATTGACTCAGAAGCCTGATACTCCTGCTACGGTACAAGCTAATAATATGCAGCTTCTGGACATGACTTCTGCCGATGCAGCTGCTGGTGAATCTAGCAACCGGCTACTCTCCAAGAGGAGTATACATGACTTACTTGCACAG ATTGACCCTTCAGAAAGGCTGGATCCTGAAGTTGAAGATGTTCTTATTGACATTGCAGAAGATTTTATTGAATCT GTTGGAACATTTGCCTGTTCTTTAGCAAAGCATCGAAAGTCAAGCACTTTGGAAGCAAAAGATGTACTCCTTCATGCAG AGAGAAGCTGGAATATCACCTTGCCAGGCTTCACTGGGGATGAGATAAAACTATACAAGAAGCCG CATGTCAATGATATTCACAGGGAGAGACTTACTCTG ATCAAGAAGTCCATGGCGAGTGAAGGTAACAAAAAGAGCTCTGCTGGGGAAGCTGCAGCCAGCCAGAAAAATCAGGCTCCAAAGCCACCTGCCACAAGTTCTCCGTGA
- the LOC127344367 gene encoding uncharacterized protein, which translates to MQNIPSSKTRKAKPLFLLFQQRAMGKSGKKTKESHRQGRGRRAAQFGGDEDLPSSAYDAPPRRDGDDSDEAASEDEHDRDAGAGDRQDQGQVGSTPSKFHLYQLSVQSPKGDISYLQKFFLMYVGGRVPLHLQEDFCGTALLSTEWLRTDARRTAVGLDFDRESLEWCLENNMSKIGDDGRLLLFDGNVLQPDESRLVKQKIGDLMQGLNFTTDNGSTETDSSEQPDPAKCLANSTMSDAVLPGRDIICAFNYSCCCLHKRKDLVLYFRHALNALSRRGGIFVMDVYGGTSSECKLRLQRRFPSFTYFWEQEEFDIITRETRISLHFQVGKKQMLRHAFSYHWRLWSIPEIKDCLEEAGFKSIHVWIREMPDTQSSGNAKEYTADRDVKYEELQHFNQGDAWNAYVVGVANNC; encoded by the exons ATGCAAAATATCCCCTCCTCCAAAACCCGCAAGGCAAAACCTCTCTTTCTCCTCTTCCAACAGCGAGCGATGGGCAAGAGCGGGAAGAAGACGAAGGAGTCGCACCGGCAAGGCCGCGGCCGCCGCGCCGCCCAGTTCGGCGGCGACGAAGATCTGCCTTCGTCTGCCTACGATGCGCCACCGCGCCGCGACGGCGACGACTCCGACGAAGCGGCATCGGAAGACGAGCATGATCGAGACGCGGGAGCAGGCGACCGCCAGGACCAAGGGCAAGTCGGCTCCACGCCTTCCAAATTCCACCTCTACCAGCTTTCCGTCCAG TCGCCGAAAGGGGACATCAGCTACCTGCAGAAGTTCTTTCTGATGTATGTCGGCGGACGCGTCCCTCTCCACCTGCAGGAGGATTTCTGTGGCACGGCCCTCCTCAG TACCGAGTGGCTCCGCACTGATGCTAGAAGAACAGCCGTTGGCTTGGATTTCGACCGTGAGTCACTCGAGTGGTGTCTCGAGAACAACATGAGTAAGATTGGAGATGATGGGAGATTGTTGCTCTTCGATGGAAATGTTCTGCAGCCGGATGAATCTCGCCTCGTCAAGCAAAAGATCGGTGATCTCATGCAAGGTCTAAATTTTACCACTGATAATGGTTCTACAGAAACAGACAGCAGCGAGCAGCCAGATCCTGCAAAGTGTTTAGCCAATTCGACCATGTCAGATGCAGTTTTGCCTGGAAGAGACATAATCTGTGCGTTCAACTACAGTTGTTGTTGCCTTCACAAACGAAAGGATTTGGTTTTGTATTTCAGGCATGCTTTGAATGCACTTTCCAGAAGAGGTGGTATATTTGTCATGGATGTATATGGTGGCACATCATCTGAATGCAAGCTTCGTCTCCAGAGGAGATTTCCGAGCTTCACG TATTTCTGGGAGCAAGAAGAGTTTGACATCATAACTCGcgaaacaaggatcagcctccACTTTCAAGTCGGAAAGAAGCAAATGCTGCGGCATGCTTTCTCGTACCATTGGCGCCT GTGGTCGATACCAGAAATCAAGGACTGCCTGGAGGAAGCTGGATTTAAGTCCATCCACGTCTGGATCAGGGAGATGCCAGACACCCAATCAAGTGGAAACGCCAAGGAGTACACTGCTGACCGTGACGTGAAGTACGAAGAGCTCCAGCATTTCAACCAGGGAGACGCATGGAACGCATACGTAGTTGGAGTAGCAAACAACTGCTAG
- the LOC127344368 gene encoding putative F-box protein At2g33200: protein MAAAAAGAAMAVIPDWSRLPEDLILVVMKKLDIPAELFRAGTVCSSWYAAYSTARRVRIPIKDTAPCLLYSCQADDDPSAAALYSPSTGACFRIRLPDPPLRGRALVGSAHGWLVAADHESNLHLVNPLTGTQLALPPVTGLHHAESFLDHQGNLMYNLQESLDLDTVQEGPVSYPARRLRHFLYRRVIVSCSPSMGRRCIVLLLHRPDGQLSFARLGDARWTKVACSDSLKWNIGYRDALYNDKDGLFYLLACDCSITTLDLHGSLPPVAREVIKGSTLWDDPTKYIVLAPWGDLLEVWRVRFMEEPTTTAKSSMELPSKVVTEEFWIYKVDTDEQKLVRIMSIGDHALFLGFNSVLCLSTKDFPTLRPDCAYLTDDFHEETCTHEHNWREIGIWDFKTKSYTMESLGDVQSLHPWMNWPSPIWVTPSIN, encoded by the coding sequence atggcggcggcagcggcaggaGCAGCCATGGCCGTGATCCCGGATTGGTCTCGGCTCCCCGAGGACCTGATCCTCGTCGTGATGAAGAAGCTGGATATCCCCGCCGAGCTTTTCCGCGCGGGGACCGTCTGCTCCTCATGGTACGCTGCCTATTCTACTGCCCGCCGTGTCCGTATTCCCATCAAGGACACGGCCCCTTGCTTGCTGTATTCCTGTCAGGCCGACGACGACCCCAGCGCCGCCGCGCTCTACAGCCCCTCCACCGGGGCCTGCTTCCGCATCCGCCTCCCGGACCCCCCGCTCCGTGGCCGTGCCCTGGTCGGCTCCGCGCACGGCTGGCTCGTGGCCGCCGACCACGAGTCCAACCTCCACCTCGTGAACCCTCTCACGGGCACCCAGCTCGCCCTCCCGCCCGTTACGGGGCTGCACCACGCGGAGAGCTTCTTGGACCACCAAGGGAACCTTATGTACAATCTCCAAGAGAGCTTGGACCTGGATACTGTCCAAGAGGGACCTGTGTCATATCCGGCGCGCAGGCTGCGTCACTTTTTGTATAGACGGGTCATCGTCTCGTGCTCGCCTTCCATGGGGAGAAGATGCATCGTGCTCCTCCTGCACAGGCCAGACGGGCAGCTCTCCTTCGCGCGCCTTGGGGACGCGCGCTGGACCAAGGTTGCCTGCAGCGACTCGCTCAAGTGGAACATTGGTTACCGTGATGCTCTTTACAATGATAAAGACGGTTTGTTCTACCTCCTGGCCTGTGATTGCTCTATAACTACATTGGATCTGCACGGGTCTTTGCCGCCGGTGGCAAGGGAGGTCATCAAGGGTTCGACTCTATGGGATGATCCCACCAAGTACATTGTCCTCGCACCATGGGGCGATCTCTTGGAGGTGTGGAGGGTGAGGTTCATGGAAGAGCCCACTACTACCGCTAAATCTTCCATGGAGCTCCCTTCAAAAGTCGTAACGGAAGAATTTTGGATCTATAAAGTTGATACCGACGAGCAAAAGCTTGTTAGGATAATGAGTATCGGAGATCATGCCCTGTTCCTCGGCTTCAACTCCGTGTTGTGCCTTTCGACAAAGGATTTTCCGACATTAAGACCGGATTGTGCTTATCTCACCGATGACTTCCATGAAGAGACGTGTACACATGAGCATAATTGGAGAGAAATCGGAATTTgggatttcaaaacaaagagttaCACCATGGAGAGCCTTGGAGATGTGCAATCTCTCCATCCTTGGATGAATTGGCCGTCACCGATTTGGGTAACGCCATCTATCAATTAG
- the LOC127344365 gene encoding uncharacterized protein isoform X2, translated as MDEPPPAQPDAAAPPASAAATSPPPAPAPTPAPSVPTAAPPTSDSNPAPAPAPTPVPTQTLEPPAPIPASVRPPPPRMRPPYTHLASPITMTASSSPATTGASSVASAMPRGGVALGLPAHPRGAQTPMGYTGFVPPTPLAHQFNPMHRGPDQPPPPAPQLRQPAPGIQNIGMIGSLSTSQMRPVAVSGPQQPRPGLSSSAAPSASQMPGSQPRPGAISGPQQPRPGAFSGPQQPRPGAISGQQQPRPGVISGPQQPRPGAISGPQQPRPGLLSSATPSSSGSQMPGSQQTPSNVSSQFRPQQRPQVPQPRPYNVAQSAPVALHQQNVLSGQQQHIPQQQLLQQQQPQVPQQQLLQQQQVPQQQLLQQQQQQQQHQSQAQSSSQQNQQNTTLKNQQQAARTPVSLTQKPDTPATVQANNMQLLDMTSADAAAGESSNRLLSKRSIHDLLAQIDPSERLDPEVEDVLIDIAEDFIESVGTFACSLAKHRKSSTLEAKDVLLHAERSWNITLPGFTGDEIKLYKKPHVNDIHRERLTLIKKSMASEGNKKSSAGEAAASQKNQAPKPPATSSP; from the exons ATGGACGAGCCTCCGCCCGCGCAGCCGGACGCGGCGGCGCCGCCCGCTTCCGCCGCAGCTACGTCTCCCCCTCCGGCTCCGGCGCCGACTCCTGCTCCTTCCGTTCCCACTGCCGCGCCACCCACCTCAGATTCCAACCCTGCTCCTGCTCCCGCTCCAACCCCAGTCCCCACCCAAACCCTAGAGCCCCCGGCTCCCATCCCGGCCAGCgtgaggccgccgccgcctcgcatGAGGCCTCCGTACACCCACCTAGCCTCGCCCATAACGATGaccgcctcctcctctcccgccaCTACCGGGGCCTCCTCCGTGGCCTCTGCAATGCCAAGGGGAGGCGTCGCCCTTGGCTTGCCTGCTCACCCGCGTGGGGCGCAGACGCCCATGGGCTATACCGGCTTCGTGCCTCCGACGCCGCTCGCTCACCAGTTCAACCCTATGCATCGTGGCCCGGACCAGCCTCCGCCGCCCGCTCCCCAG CTTAGGCAGCCTGCCCCTGGGATTCAGAATATTGGGATGATTGGTTCCCTCAGCACATCTCAGATGAGACCAGTAGCAGTCTCTGGTCCACAACAACCAAGGCCAGGTCTTTCATCATCAGCGGCACCATCTGCTAGCCAAATGCCAGGTTCACAA CCAAGGCCAGGAGCAATCTCTGGTCCGCAACAGCCAAGGCCAGGAGCATTCTCTGGCCCGCAACAGCCAAGGCCAGGTGCAATCTCTGGCCAGCAACAGCCAAGGCCAGGAGTGATCTCTGGTCCGCAACAGCCAAGGCCAGGAGCGATCTCTGGTCCGCAACAGCCAAGACCAGGTCTCCTGTCATCAGCGACACCATCTTCATCTGGTAGCCAGATGCCAGGTTCTCAA CAAACTCCGTCAAATGTATCGTCACAATTTAGGCCCCAACAAAGGCCACAAGTTCCACAACCAAGACCCTACAATGTTGCACAGTCTGCACCTGTGGCTTTGCATCAACAGAATGTACTTTCAGGACAGCAGCAGCACATACCTCAGCAACAActtttgcagcagcagcagccgcagGTACCTCAGCAACAACTTTTGCAGCAACAGCAGGTACCTCAGCAACAGCttctgcagcagcagcagcaacaacagcagcacCAAAGCCAGGCACAAAGTTCCTCACAACAAAATCAGCAAAATACAACACTGAAAAACCAGCAGCAAGCTGCTCGGACTCCTGTCTCATTGACTCAGAAGCCTGATACTCCTGCTACGGTACAAGCTAATAATATGCAGCTTCTGGACATGACTTCTGCCGATGCAGCTGCTGGTGAATCTAGCAACCGGCTACTCTCCAAGAGGAGTATACATGACTTACTTGCACAG ATTGACCCTTCAGAAAGGCTGGATCCTGAAGTTGAAGATGTTCTTATTGACATTGCAGAAGATTTTATTGAATCT GTTGGAACATTTGCCTGTTCTTTAGCAAAGCATCGAAAGTCAAGCACTTTGGAAGCAAAAGATGTACTCCTTCATGCAG AGAGAAGCTGGAATATCACCTTGCCAGGCTTCACTGGGGATGAGATAAAACTATACAAGAAGCCG CATGTCAATGATATTCACAGGGAGAGACTTACTCTG ATCAAGAAGTCCATGGCGAGTGAAGGTAACAAAAAGAGCTCTGCTGGGGAAGCTGCAGCCAGCCAGAAAAATCAGGCTCCAAAGCCACCTGCCACAAGTTCTCCGTGA